In one Steroidobacteraceae bacterium genomic region, the following are encoded:
- a CDS encoding DUF1343 domain-containing protein, protein MKFGLDRLLADAALRRRLGNRRVALLAHPASVRADLEHSLDALAAQPEIRLSAAFGPQHGLRGEKQDNMIESADYLDPVHGIPVFSLYGEVRRPTPTMLDAFDVLLVDLQDLGCRIYTFITTLRYVLEAAHAAGKAVWVLDRPNPIGRPVEGLALRPGWESFVGAGAMPMRHGLTMAELARWFAQTLGLNLELECITMAGWQPDAAPGCGWPVGERSWINPSPNAPGLSMARCYAGTVMLEGTTLSEGRGTTRPLELFGAPDLPVESLLARMHALAPAWLAGCRLRACHFEPTFHKHAGRLCHGLQIHVDDPAYDHAGFRPWRIMALAFKALRTVAPDYPLWRDFPYEYETSRLAIDVINGSTLLREWVDDAQASVDDLDRLAGVDEQNWRQERADFLLY, encoded by the coding sequence TTGAAATTCGGTCTCGATCGCCTGTTGGCAGATGCCGCACTTCGCAGGCGGCTCGGGAACCGGCGCGTTGCGCTGCTTGCCCATCCGGCTTCCGTACGTGCCGACCTCGAGCATAGTCTCGATGCGCTTGCCGCACAGCCTGAAATCCGCCTGAGTGCAGCGTTCGGGCCGCAGCACGGCCTGCGTGGTGAGAAGCAGGACAACATGATCGAGTCAGCCGATTATCTCGATCCGGTTCATGGCATTCCCGTGTTCAGCCTCTATGGCGAAGTTCGCAGGCCGACTCCGACCATGCTCGATGCCTTCGATGTATTGCTCGTCGACCTGCAGGATCTCGGCTGCAGGATCTACACGTTCATCACGACGCTGCGTTACGTGCTCGAGGCGGCTCACGCCGCCGGCAAGGCGGTCTGGGTGCTCGATAGACCGAACCCGATCGGCCGCCCTGTCGAAGGATTGGCGCTGCGCCCCGGCTGGGAGAGTTTCGTGGGCGCCGGCGCCATGCCCATGCGTCACGGCCTGACCATGGCAGAACTGGCGCGATGGTTCGCGCAGACTCTCGGGCTGAACCTCGAACTCGAGTGCATCACCATGGCCGGCTGGCAACCCGATGCCGCACCCGGTTGCGGTTGGCCGGTCGGCGAGCGCAGCTGGATCAATCCGAGCCCCAACGCACCTGGTCTTTCCATGGCGCGTTGCTATGCGGGCACCGTGATGCTCGAGGGCACGACCTTGTCGGAAGGACGCGGCACGACCCGACCGCTGGAACTGTTCGGCGCGCCGGACCTGCCGGTCGAGAGCCTGCTTGCGCGCATGCATGCATTGGCGCCAGCATGGCTCGCGGGTTGCCGCCTGCGGGCCTGTCACTTCGAGCCAACGTTTCACAAACATGCGGGCCGGCTCTGCCATGGTTTGCAGATTCATGTCGATGATCCGGCTTATGACCATGCCGGGTTCCGACCCTGGCGGATCATGGCGCTGGCATTCAAGGCATTGCGTACCGTGGCGCCCGACTATCCATTGTGGCGTGATTTTCCCTACGAATACGAAACCAGCCGTCTCGCCATCGATGTCATCAATGGCAGCACCCTGCTGCGCGAATGGGTCGATGACGCGCAGGCAAGCGTCGACGATCTCGACCGGCTCGCCGGCGTCGATGAGCAGAATTGGCGCCAGGAACGGGCCGATTTCCTGCTGTATTGA
- a CDS encoding ABC transporter ATP-binding protein encodes MSSLLVAENITRTLDLEVPVTLVRDVNVRIDAGEFVVIHGPSGSGKSSLLYLLGLLDTPTSGRMLLDGEDVSGFNEDQLATTRLRRLGFVFQFHFLLNEFSALENVNLPMRRLARLTRTAQDQRAMQLLADLGLAEHAHKRPSQLSGGQRQRVAIARALANDPALILADEPTGALDTKSSANVRDILRDLATTQKRSIVAVTHDLEFARAADRRIEIVDGRIVN; translated from the coding sequence ATGAGTTCGCTCCTCGTTGCCGAGAACATCACCCGCACGCTCGATCTCGAGGTTCCTGTGACCCTGGTTCGTGATGTAAACGTGAGAATAGATGCGGGCGAATTCGTGGTGATACACGGGCCATCTGGCTCGGGAAAATCCTCGCTCCTCTACCTGCTCGGCCTGCTCGATACGCCGACATCGGGGCGCATGCTGCTCGATGGCGAGGATGTCAGCGGTTTCAATGAGGATCAATTGGCGACCACCCGGCTGCGCAGACTCGGATTCGTGTTCCAGTTTCACTTCCTGTTGAACGAATTCTCGGCGTTGGAGAACGTCAATCTGCCGATGCGCCGCCTGGCACGACTGACCCGCACGGCGCAGGACCAGCGCGCGATGCAGTTGTTGGCGGACCTCGGGCTGGCAGAACATGCGCACAAACGCCCGTCACAATTGTCGGGCGGGCAACGCCAGCGCGTTGCGATAGCGCGCGCGCTCGCCAATGACCCGGCCCTGATTCTCGCCGATGAGCCGACTGGCGCGCTCGATACGAAGTCGAGCGCCAATGTGCGCGATATTCTCCGCGACCTCGCGACGACACAGAAGCGAAGCATCGTCGCCGTGACGCACGATCTCGAATTCGCCCGCGCAGCGGACCGACGCATCGAGATCGTCGACGGGCGGATCGTCAATTGA
- a CDS encoding OsmC family protein, translating to MHPFPHHYHASATAKAAGEVKLSGPGLPALASDGPAEFGGPGNLWSPETLLTAALADCFVLSLRAVAAASKFEWLAVSCEVTGKLDRIDKVSQFTEFSIRARLTIPAGADAERARRLLEKSEQICLISNSLKAERHLQIEIEQA from the coding sequence ATGCATCCCTTTCCCCACCACTACCACGCAAGCGCCACGGCAAAAGCCGCGGGCGAGGTGAAATTGTCGGGGCCTGGTTTGCCAGCGCTTGCGAGCGATGGTCCGGCGGAGTTTGGCGGACCGGGGAACCTGTGGTCACCCGAGACGCTGTTGACAGCAGCCCTGGCGGATTGCTTCGTGCTGTCACTGCGGGCTGTCGCCGCTGCATCCAAATTCGAGTGGCTTGCGGTGAGTTGCGAGGTCACCGGCAAACTCGATCGTATCGACAAGGTCAGCCAGTTCACGGAATTCTCGATTCGCGCCCGATTGACCATTCCTGCAGGCGCAGACGCCGAGAGAGCGAGACGCCTGCTCGAGAAATCCGAACAGATCTGCCTGATATCGAATTCGCTCAAGGCCGAGCGGCACCTTCAGATCGAAATCGAGCAGGCTTGA
- a CDS encoding DOMON-like domain-containing protein — MHSLTCHPDEAAGAAIRVTADAQLRSLGVIELRYRISGALRDLVLPTPADQAFVNGLWRSTCFEAFIGGVDEPGYVEFNFSPSRQWAAFCFELYREGRVDLRDSRPPAVAVTENDSVLELRTALRLADWPIAVRPRYLLRIGLAAVIEQRTGGSLHFALAHPQGAPDFHHADSFALALDMKAAGRAVG; from the coding sequence GTGCATTCGCTGACCTGTCATCCGGATGAAGCGGCAGGCGCTGCAATACGCGTCACCGCAGATGCGCAGCTTCGCTCGCTTGGCGTCATTGAATTGCGCTATCGAATCAGCGGCGCCCTGCGTGATCTCGTCCTGCCGACGCCCGCGGATCAGGCCTTCGTCAACGGCCTTTGGCGCAGCACCTGTTTCGAGGCCTTCATCGGTGGCGTCGATGAGCCTGGCTATGTCGAGTTCAATTTTTCGCCGTCACGCCAATGGGCCGCTTTCTGTTTCGAGCTCTATCGCGAAGGGCGGGTGGATCTGCGCGATTCGCGGCCGCCGGCTGTTGCAGTAACCGAGAACGATTCGGTACTCGAGCTGCGCACCGCACTGCGTCTTGCGGACTGGCCCATCGCGGTCAGGCCGCGTTATCTCCTGCGCATCGGTCTCGCTGCCGTGATCGAACAGCGCACCGGTGGTAGCCTGCACTTCGCGCTTGCCCACCCGCAGGGCGCGCCGGATTTTCATCACGCGGATTCATTCGCTCTGGCACTGGACATGAAGGCGGCAGGACGGGCCGTCGGTTGA
- a CDS encoding DUF1800 domain-containing protein, whose protein sequence is MTVLRTCTGLAVAALIALLGACSGGSGGGSPPPPPPPAITKAEAFQFLNQTTFGATEVEAQRVISLGYAAWIDDQIARTPSRQLPFLQSLPAPMVGDFELQADRVDIWFRNVVNGDDQLRQRVAFALSQIMVVSQNSALVNQPFGLASYYDLLAERAFGNYRDLMEAVTLHPAMGVYLSMLGNEKPNAALNIRPDENYARELMQLFTIGLVELNDDGSVKVDGSNQPIATYDQSIIEGFAHVYTGWTYAGAPGFRQARPTRANQVIPMQSYPGFHDTGSKKLLGGTVLPANQTAEQDLDAALDNIFNHPNVGPFVARQLIQRLVTSNPSPAYVQRIARVFNNNGSGTRGDLKAVVRALLLDAEARNPGATSARGKLKEPVIRLTQLWRAYDGKSQSGKYPLIFAGAAFGEGPLQSPSVFNFYSPAYSPPGELRDQGLVAPEMQIATEYLNANITNYMLDQMLNRNSAATGLGADDIVVDISAEMNIAGDSGALADSVAQKLLGRGLEAPLRAAIVQMLDNFAPTDTVLRAADAIYLVATSPAFAYQD, encoded by the coding sequence ATGACCGTATTGCGCACCTGCACCGGCCTGGCTGTGGCCGCGCTGATCGCGCTACTGGGCGCCTGCAGCGGCGGCAGCGGCGGCGGCTCGCCTCCACCGCCTCCGCCGCCCGCCATCACCAAGGCCGAAGCCTTCCAGTTCCTGAACCAGACAACCTTCGGCGCCACGGAAGTCGAAGCGCAGCGGGTCATCAGCCTGGGCTATGCCGCCTGGATCGACGATCAAATCGCGCGCACGCCCAGCCGGCAACTGCCCTTCCTGCAAAGCCTGCCGGCGCCCATGGTCGGTGATTTCGAACTGCAGGCCGATCGCGTGGATATCTGGTTTCGCAATGTGGTCAATGGTGATGACCAGCTGCGCCAGCGGGTCGCTTTCGCACTGTCGCAAATCATGGTGGTCTCGCAGAACAGCGCGCTGGTGAATCAACCCTTCGGACTCGCTTCGTATTACGACCTGCTCGCCGAGCGGGCTTTCGGGAATTATCGCGACCTCATGGAGGCTGTCACGCTGCACCCCGCCATGGGCGTCTATCTGTCCATGCTCGGCAACGAAAAACCGAATGCCGCGCTCAACATACGCCCCGACGAGAACTATGCCCGCGAACTGATGCAACTTTTCACGATCGGCCTGGTTGAATTGAATGACGACGGCAGCGTCAAGGTGGATGGCAGCAATCAACCCATTGCGACCTACGATCAGAGCATCATCGAGGGGTTTGCGCACGTCTACACCGGATGGACTTACGCCGGCGCTCCCGGTTTTCGCCAGGCGCGCCCGACACGCGCGAACCAGGTGATCCCGATGCAGTCCTATCCCGGTTTTCATGACACAGGAAGCAAGAAATTGCTGGGCGGGACCGTGTTGCCGGCCAACCAGACTGCCGAGCAGGACCTTGATGCGGCGCTTGACAATATTTTCAATCACCCGAATGTTGGTCCCTTCGTCGCGCGCCAGCTCATCCAGCGGCTGGTGACCAGCAATCCAAGTCCCGCCTATGTGCAGCGCATCGCGCGGGTATTCAACAACAATGGCAGCGGCACACGCGGTGATCTCAAGGCCGTGGTGCGTGCACTCCTGCTCGATGCCGAAGCGCGCAATCCAGGCGCGACCTCGGCCAGAGGGAAGCTGAAGGAACCGGTCATCCGCCTCACGCAGCTGTGGCGCGCCTATGACGGCAAGTCGCAGAGCGGCAAGTACCCTTTGATATTCGCAGGTGCCGCTTTCGGCGAGGGTCCATTGCAATCACCGTCGGTGTTCAATTTCTACTCTCCGGCCTACTCACCGCCCGGCGAACTTCGCGACCAGGGTCTCGTTGCTCCGGAGATGCAGATCGCCACGGAATACCTCAATGCCAATATCACGAATTACATGCTCGACCAGATGTTGAACCGCAATTCCGCCGCCACCGGGCTCGGTGCTGACGATATCGTGGTCGACATCAGCGCCGAGATGAATATCGCCGGCGATTCCGGAGCGCTTGCAGACAGTGTGGCGCAGAAGCTGCTCGGACGCGGACTCGAGGCGCCGCTGCGCGCTGCCATCGTACAAATGCTGGATAACTTCGCGCCGACAGACACCGTGTTGCGCGCCGCTGACGCCATCTATCTGGTGGCAACTTCGCCGGCGTTCGCTTACCAGGACTGA
- a CDS encoding DUF1501 domain-containing protein — protein MQLIDRRQFLGAGLAAAALASSPRAAFTQMAGSGAPFADFRALVCVFLFGGNDSFNMVVPRSQAEYDVYANARQNLAVPLDQLLPINPATTDGAAYGFHPAMAGMQQLFEQGRLAVVANVGPLIVPATRDQVLNNSVPLPPQLFSHNDQQDQWHTLKGNDQASTGWAGRVADLLAPQIQQQLPTNLSLFGTSLALAGNSTLPFTMGPSGPVPILGLGDTGIFLEQRRVFDALVDHDYESIYARAFGAVQRRTVDLAGTIGDAIAQAPPVTTVFPGTPLGAQLGTVARLIAARAQLQTTRQVFFVASGGFDTHDNQAVDQPQLLGNISACLSAFNDAMQELNVAGNVTTFTQSDFGRTLTSNGDGTDHGWGGVQMVVGDSVLGGDIYGRMPVLEIDGPDDVSGGRMIPTTSADQYVATLARWFGVADAQLAEVAPHIGNFAQQDLGFLPG, from the coding sequence ATGCAACTCATCGATCGTCGACAGTTTCTCGGTGCCGGCCTGGCCGCCGCGGCACTTGCATCCTCACCGCGCGCCGCGTTCACGCAGATGGCGGGCAGCGGCGCCCCGTTTGCAGATTTTCGCGCGCTGGTCTGCGTTTTTCTCTTCGGTGGCAACGACTCGTTCAACATGGTCGTACCGCGCAGCCAGGCCGAATACGATGTCTATGCGAATGCACGGCAGAATCTCGCCGTGCCGCTGGACCAGCTGCTCCCTATCAACCCGGCAACGACCGATGGAGCAGCCTATGGCTTTCACCCGGCGATGGCGGGCATGCAGCAATTGTTCGAACAGGGACGCCTCGCCGTCGTGGCGAACGTCGGACCGCTGATCGTGCCTGCAACGCGCGACCAGGTGCTCAACAACTCCGTGCCGCTGCCACCGCAGCTGTTCTCGCACAACGATCAGCAGGACCAGTGGCACACGCTGAAGGGCAATGACCAGGCGAGCACGGGCTGGGCGGGTCGCGTCGCCGACCTGCTCGCGCCGCAGATCCAGCAGCAATTGCCGACCAACCTGTCACTGTTTGGCACGAGCCTTGCCCTTGCGGGCAACAGCACCCTGCCCTTCACCATGGGACCTTCGGGCCCGGTGCCCATCCTGGGACTGGGTGACACCGGGATATTTCTCGAGCAGCGGCGCGTGTTCGATGCACTGGTCGATCACGACTATGAAAGCATCTACGCGCGCGCATTCGGCGCGGTGCAACGGCGAACAGTCGATCTGGCGGGCACCATCGGGGATGCCATCGCGCAGGCGCCACCGGTTACGACGGTGTTCCCGGGCACGCCACTCGGAGCACAGCTTGGCACGGTAGCACGACTGATCGCGGCTCGCGCGCAATTGCAGACCACCCGGCAGGTGTTCTTCGTCGCGAGTGGCGGCTTCGATACGCACGACAACCAGGCCGTCGACCAGCCGCAGCTGCTCGGCAACATCAGCGCCTGTCTCAGCGCGTTCAACGATGCCATGCAGGAGCTGAATGTCGCGGGCAATGTCACGACCTTCACGCAGTCGGATTTCGGCCGCACACTCACCTCGAATGGCGATGGCACCGACCACGGCTGGGGAGGCGTGCAGATGGTCGTCGGCGATTCGGTGCTGGGCGGTGACATCTACGGGCGCATGCCCGTGCTCGAAATCGACGGGCCCGATGATGTCTCGGGCGGGCGCATGATCCCGACGACCTCGGCCGATCAGTATGTCGCTACGCTGGCGCGGTGGTTCGGCGTCGCCGATGCACAGCTGGCCGAGGTCGCACCACACATCGGCAACTTCGCGCAGCAGGACCTCGGCTTTCTCCCCGGTTGA
- a CDS encoding S41 family peptidase, translated as MRSGWPAVLASVVMIGGCGGGGGGGVTGNPGGITYTPGQFQPYASFAAQCANPRTGVSPVTGRAYPDRAGSLLAENNFLRSWTNDLYLWFGEVTDQNPANFTSALDYFDVLKTNATTASGRPKDNFHFTLTTAEWEALAASGESAGYGVQWALIRASPPRQVVVAYREPGVSAPPLSRGEEIIVADGVDVINGGTQANVDTLNAAFFPAGAGETHNFTVRALDGSTRDITLQSAIITTDPVPAANVLPGTGGQVGYILFNDHIATSEQKLVDGVTFLRDQGVSDLVLDLRYNGGGFLDIAAEMAYMIAGPARTASKAFERTQFNSKHPTTNPVTGAPLDPVPFHSVGQGFTVVQGQALPTLNLGRVFVLTGPGTCSASESIINGLRGADVEVVQIGSTTCGKPYGFYPEDNCGTTYFSIQFQGVNQKNFGSYSDGFSPSPTATGTDANVLGCAVADDFTHELGDVTEGRLSTALAWRAAGGGCPAPARQAKAGGFASALAAVDGITPKSPARQIRIMRRDAGSGEP; from the coding sequence GTGAGATCAGGATGGCCGGCAGTGCTGGCCAGTGTCGTGATGATCGGCGGCTGCGGCGGTGGTGGTGGGGGCGGAGTCACCGGCAATCCGGGTGGCATTACCTACACGCCAGGCCAGTTCCAACCCTATGCAAGCTTCGCTGCGCAATGCGCGAATCCGCGCACGGGCGTAAGTCCGGTCACCGGGCGGGCCTACCCCGATCGCGCCGGATCGTTGCTCGCGGAGAATAATTTCCTGCGCTCCTGGACCAATGACCTGTACCTGTGGTTCGGCGAGGTCACTGACCAGAATCCCGCGAATTTCACTTCCGCGCTGGATTATTTCGATGTGTTGAAGACCAACGCCACGACGGCGTCGGGCCGCCCGAAGGACAACTTCCATTTCACGCTGACGACAGCCGAATGGGAAGCCCTGGCGGCATCGGGCGAGTCGGCCGGTTACGGCGTACAGTGGGCGTTGATTCGCGCCTCGCCGCCGCGCCAGGTGGTGGTTGCCTACCGAGAGCCAGGCGTGAGTGCACCACCGCTGTCGCGCGGCGAGGAAATCATCGTCGCGGACGGTGTCGATGTCATCAATGGCGGCACCCAGGCCAATGTCGACACCTTGAACGCCGCGTTCTTTCCCGCCGGTGCCGGCGAGACGCACAATTTTACGGTGCGGGCACTCGACGGCTCGACTCGCGATATCACCTTGCAGTCGGCCATCATCACCACCGATCCGGTACCCGCTGCAAACGTGCTGCCCGGAACCGGTGGCCAGGTTGGCTACATCCTGTTCAACGATCACATCGCCACGTCAGAACAAAAGCTCGTTGACGGAGTCACCTTTCTGCGTGACCAGGGCGTCAGCGATCTGGTGCTCGACCTGCGCTACAACGGCGGTGGCTTCCTCGACATCGCCGCTGAGATGGCCTACATGATCGCCGGACCCGCGCGCACCGCATCCAAGGCTTTCGAACGCACGCAATTCAACAGCAAGCATCCGACCACCAATCCGGTTACCGGGGCGCCACTCGATCCGGTGCCATTCCATAGTGTTGGCCAGGGATTCACGGTCGTCCAGGGCCAGGCGCTGCCGACCTTGAACCTCGGCCGCGTATTCGTGCTGACTGGTCCCGGCACCTGTTCGGCGAGCGAGTCCATCATCAACGGTCTGCGCGGCGCGGATGTCGAGGTGGTGCAGATTGGTTCCACGACTTGCGGCAAGCCCTATGGTTTCTACCCCGAGGACAACTGCGGCACGACCTACTTCTCCATCCAGTTCCAGGGCGTGAATCAAAAGAATTTCGGCTCCTACAGCGACGGTTTTTCGCCGTCGCCGACGGCGACCGGCACCGATGCCAATGTGCTCGGCTGCGCCGTAGCGGACGATTTCACCCACGAACTGGGTGATGTGACCGAAGGACGCCTGAGCACCGCGTTGGCTTGGCGAGCCGCGGGCGGCGGCTGTCCAGCGCCGGCGCGCCAGGCCAAGGCGGGCGGTTTCGCATCCGCGTTGGCAGCCGTCGATGGGATCACGCCCAAGTCGCCGGCGCGGCAGATACGCATCATGCGTCGCGATGCGGGCAGCGGGGAGCCTTGA
- a CDS encoding DUF3014 domain-containing protein gives MNPSTLRGLIVAVALLAVAGGGYYLWQQRRAVPAPEVLPTASAPETQPSPQVGPAPESPAIASDSTALPSLAESDSLAGAELDGLLDDSTISERIEHDALIKRLVISLDSLPRGSIAQRFSPFRPLPGELTVSGDDDSGFSLSAENYARYEPYVSAFERIDSDLLVATYRRFAPLMQQAYAELIAPQGYFDERLVEIIDHLLAVQVAAAPPQLARPSVMFQYADPALEGRSVGAKLLTRMGRDNAARVQSKLREIRPLLARHSD, from the coding sequence ATGAATCCCAGCACCCTGCGCGGGTTGATCGTGGCGGTGGCGCTGCTGGCTGTCGCCGGCGGTGGCTATTACCTGTGGCAGCAACGCCGAGCGGTGCCAGCACCGGAGGTCCTGCCAACGGCGAGTGCCCCTGAGACGCAACCGTCACCGCAGGTCGGCCCCGCTCCCGAATCGCCCGCCATTGCATCGGATTCCACCGCATTGCCATCGCTTGCCGAAAGCGATTCGCTGGCAGGCGCGGAGCTCGATGGTTTGCTCGACGATTCGACGATCAGCGAGCGAATCGAACACGATGCCTTGATCAAGCGGCTCGTGATCAGCCTCGACAGCCTGCCGCGGGGCAGCATCGCGCAGCGCTTCAGTCCATTTCGCCCACTTCCAGGCGAGCTCACAGTGTCGGGTGATGACGATAGCGGTTTCAGCCTGAGCGCAGAGAACTACGCGCGCTACGAGCCCTATGTCAGTGCCTTCGAGCGCATCGACAGCGATCTTCTGGTGGCAACCTATCGTCGTTTCGCGCCCTTGATGCAGCAGGCCTACGCCGAATTGATCGCCCCGCAGGGCTATTTCGATGAACGACTGGTGGAGATTATCGATCACCTGCTCGCGGTGCAGGTCGCGGCGGCGCCGCCACAGCTCGCGCGTCCGAGTGTGATGTTCCAGTACGCCGATCCTGCCCTCGAAGGCCGCTCGGTCGGGGCCAAGCTGCTGACGCGCATGGGCCGGGACAACGCAGCGCGGGTGCAGAGCAAGTTGCGTGAAATTCGGCCATTGCTGGCCAGGCACAGCGACTGA
- a CDS encoding pyridoxamine 5'-phosphate oxidase family protein, with product MGAAHPWLELSNWPKQELPREELERRIERCLTLTNLGVLATSGRDGPIASPVEFYADRLDVYIFPQPNSPKLKAMQRDPRVCFAVANPMAGWASAQGAQIFGEAELLEPDSAGWQHGMNIFRWPASAFEIGRPLDGPPRGTLMRLAPRRIVYTEHFLRRDGFAPRQIWRPS from the coding sequence ATGGGTGCCGCACATCCTTGGCTTGAACTGTCAAATTGGCCGAAGCAGGAGCTGCCGCGTGAAGAGCTCGAGCGTCGGATAGAACGATGCCTGACCTTGACCAATCTCGGCGTATTGGCAACGTCCGGGCGCGACGGACCCATTGCGAGCCCGGTGGAGTTCTATGCGGACCGGCTGGATGTCTACATTTTTCCACAGCCCAATAGCCCCAAGCTGAAGGCCATGCAACGTGATCCGCGTGTCTGCTTTGCCGTTGCGAATCCGATGGCGGGCTGGGCATCGGCACAGGGTGCGCAGATCTTCGGTGAGGCCGAGCTCCTCGAACCCGATAGCGCCGGCTGGCAGCACGGAATGAACATATTCCGTTGGCCAGCCTCGGCGTTCGAGATTGGTCGGCCACTGGATGGTCCGCCGCGCGGCACCCTGATGCGCCTTGCGCCCCGGCGTATCGTCTACACCGAGCATTTCCTGCGCCGCGACGGTTTTGCCCCGCGCCAGATCTGGCGGCCATCCTAG
- a CDS encoding response regulator, which produces MPRRSSNDEYLTTVEAARALGVSVRTVQLWVEANRLSAWKTAGGHRRIARASVDAMLAARGEHAPGIAPGPRSILVVENDPMLRDLYQAALNAWFPEATVQTTDNGCDAALLLGSQRPDLLITDIHMPGVDGLELLRRAVDTLQPAPRVVVVSTATDGEIDALGGVPPGVRLLAKPADALKLKATTSELLGLQAA; this is translated from the coding sequence ATGCCCAGGCGCAGTTCGAACGACGAATACCTGACGACCGTCGAGGCGGCGCGAGCACTTGGCGTATCCGTACGCACGGTTCAGCTTTGGGTCGAAGCCAACAGGCTGAGCGCGTGGAAGACCGCCGGCGGTCATCGCCGTATTGCCAGGGCATCGGTCGATGCCATGCTCGCTGCGCGCGGTGAGCATGCACCCGGAATCGCACCTGGACCACGCAGCATACTGGTGGTGGAGAACGATCCCATGCTGCGCGACCTGTACCAGGCGGCGCTCAATGCATGGTTCCCCGAAGCCACCGTCCAGACCACAGACAATGGCTGCGATGCCGCATTGCTGCTCGGCAGCCAGCGCCCCGACCTGCTGATCACGGACATTCATATGCCCGGAGTCGACGGACTCGAACTCCTGCGTCGCGCAGTCGACACTCTGCAACCCGCGCCGCGCGTCGTCGTGGTATCTACCGCGACCGACGGGGAAATCGACGCCCTTGGCGGTGTGCCGCCAGGTGTTCGCCTCCTCGCAAAACCCGCCGACGCGCTCAAGCTCAAGGCCACGACCTCCGAGTTGCTGGGTCTGCAAGCCGCCTGA
- a CDS encoding nitrilase-related carbon-nitrogen hydrolase, giving the protein MSSSNDDRKLSRRGMLAGFGAVGVGALSANAAAQQARGDNRLRGAGVQVARNGKYASVPLRQDAINVSAIQSRVRAVDLTNLKSSMKANLDHVVQLIDNAQGSPAAWNGERRWGAKQDLICMHEFPIQGFQPWTRTELNRVAFDLPGPESEVIGERARHYGCYIAFGCYARDKDWPRHVINMSVIVGPDGEIVAKHWKARNILGLFGEGALIGTTVYDVLDRYVEMYGWDAVLPVARTDIGNLAMTAVGMEPLLYMALALKGTELLIMSVTGGSNADSAGATARMGRIYTVGVGNAVSPDNIGFTDAAGAQDEGTVIVDPRGAVIAKTSNHHEDIASTRIPIADFRKTRRFPEVPMALLRPVFDSYEPLFKPNAFLGQLPETYKEAGDLVRARMGKG; this is encoded by the coding sequence ATGAGCAGCAGTAACGATGATCGCAAATTGAGCCGGCGCGGCATGCTGGCCGGATTCGGCGCAGTGGGTGTGGGCGCGCTATCGGCTAACGCGGCGGCGCAACAGGCGCGCGGCGACAACCGACTGCGCGGCGCCGGGGTGCAGGTTGCGCGCAATGGCAAATACGCGAGCGTGCCCTTGCGCCAGGATGCCATCAATGTATCGGCCATCCAGTCGCGCGTAAGGGCCGTTGACCTGACCAACCTCAAGTCCTCCATGAAAGCCAATCTCGACCATGTCGTGCAGCTGATCGACAACGCGCAAGGCTCGCCCGCTGCCTGGAATGGTGAGCGGCGCTGGGGAGCCAAGCAGGATCTCATCTGCATGCACGAATTTCCGATCCAGGGGTTTCAACCCTGGACACGGACCGAGCTCAATCGGGTTGCGTTCGACCTGCCGGGACCGGAAAGCGAGGTCATCGGCGAGCGCGCGCGCCACTACGGCTGTTACATCGCCTTTGGCTGTTACGCCCGCGACAAGGACTGGCCACGCCACGTGATCAACATGTCGGTCATCGTCGGTCCGGACGGCGAGATCGTCGCCAAACACTGGAAGGCGCGCAATATCCTCGGCCTGTTCGGCGAAGGCGCATTGATCGGTACGACGGTCTACGACGTTCTCGATCGTTATGTCGAGATGTATGGCTGGGATGCCGTTCTGCCAGTCGCGCGAACCGACATCGGCAATCTCGCGATGACTGCAGTCGGAATGGAGCCACTCTTGTACATGGCGCTTGCACTGAAAGGCACCGAGCTGCTGATCATGTCGGTCACCGGCGGCAGCAACGCGGATTCGGCAGGCGCAACCGCCCGCATGGGCCGGATCTACACCGTTGGCGTGGGCAACGCGGTATCGCCCGACAACATCGGCTTTACCGATGCGGCGGGTGCGCAGGATGAAGGCACCGTTATCGTCGATCCCCGTGGCGCGGTGATCGCGAAGACCTCGAATCATCATGAGGACATTGCGAGCACCCGGATTCCGATTGCGGATTTTCGCAAGACACGCCGGTTCCCCGAGGTACCGATGGCGCTGCTGCGACCCGTGTTCGACAGCTACGAGCCGCTATTCAAGCCAAACGCCTTCCTCGGGCAATTGCCCGAGACCTACAAGGAGGCGGGCGACCTCGTTCGCGCGCGCATGGGTAAGGGCTGA